The Candidatus Poribacteria bacterium genome includes a region encoding these proteins:
- a CDS encoding mandelate racemase/muconate lactonizing enzyme family protein, protein MKITGFEYRTISIPFIPAIQEHSGMDYPTTLIWVHTDEGLIGLGESNSLNSDITDQADGISEKYVGKNLWDIDLASESFALQCAFYDLAGQALGVPAHKLIGEKHRDSVELAYWSPPMPAEATAAEAERGANMGFRVHKLKARKANIVETACLIEQACGPDFQIRVDPNTEFGDLETGLRLAEELLPYNIEVYEDPIRFEDLSWYRQMREQVEVPVARHLGAPPGILENILAGAVDAVNMGGNVAGLRKSAAVAEAADLPIWVQIFAFGSCVASTFAAHIACTLPNCTMPIDELPHIRVDDLSGGSMDLSNGAINLSDAPGLGISLDMDAVERYRIR, encoded by the coding sequence ATGAAAATCACAGGTTTTGAATACCGGACCATCTCCATCCCTTTTATTCCTGCGATACAGGAACATTCGGGCATGGATTATCCAACCACGTTGATTTGGGTACACACAGATGAAGGACTGATAGGATTGGGTGAGAGCAATTCTCTGAACAGTGACATCACAGACCAAGCCGATGGAATCTCCGAAAAATATGTCGGCAAAAATCTTTGGGATATTGATCTCGCTTCCGAGTCATTTGCACTCCAGTGCGCTTTTTACGACTTAGCAGGACAAGCATTGGGAGTGCCTGCTCATAAGTTAATTGGCGAGAAACACAGAGATAGCGTTGAACTCGCCTATTGGTCCCCACCGATGCCAGCGGAAGCAACAGCGGCGGAGGCAGAACGCGGCGCAAACATGGGTTTTCGGGTGCATAAACTCAAGGCGCGGAAGGCGAATATCGTCGAAACGGCTTGTTTAATTGAACAAGCGTGCGGTCCCGATTTCCAGATTCGCGTTGATCCAAACACGGAATTCGGTGATCTGGAGACTGGTCTTCGACTCGCGGAGGAGTTGCTTCCTTATAACATCGAAGTCTATGAAGACCCAATACGATTTGAGGATTTGTCTTGGTATCGTCAGATGCGGGAACAGGTCGAGGTTCCAGTCGCCCGTCATCTGGGAGCACCGCCGGGAATTTTAGAGAATATCCTTGCCGGTGCGGTGGATGCGGTCAACATGGGCGGGAATGTCGCCGGTCTCCGCAAAAGTGCTGCCGTTGCCGAAGCGGCAGATCTACCGATCTGGGTGCAAATCTTCGCCTTCGGTTCATGTGTTGCTTCGACGTTCGCGGCACATATCGCATGTACGCTGCCGAACTGTACAATGCCGATTGACGAACTCCCGCATATCCGCGTTGATGACCTCTCTGGCGGTAGCATGGATCTCTCGAACGGTGCCATCAACCTATCGGATGCACCGGGGTTGGGTATCAGTCTTGATATGGATGCTGTTGAAAGGTATCGGATCCGCTAA
- a CDS encoding cadherin domain-containing protein → MKIEKCVVSIFVTILTVFGVYLTGYADVTPVSERTPQVRDAIVAAVPGVNNAADVTAAHLAAITSLNLWNSGITELKSDDFSGMTALTWLNLFRNQLSSLPSGIFAGMSLTTIKLGRNTVDPLPLTVSLEQVTEGVFKAVAPTGALFNIVLPITVTNGSITGGATTLTIPRGSVESSTLTVTPTAGTTADVTVDIGTLPSIPSGHNGYVLVKSGNLPLTVTSGSNTAPVFTEGIRARRTVAENTPAGTNIGTPVAATDADNDMLTYSLGWLEGSPVFSIDRHTGQLRTKAPLDYETKNSYSFSVFADDGKGDRVVIIVTINVTDVSETLANNPSTNSAPEFTEGTSATRSVTENTASGTNIGSAVSATDADNDTLTYSLSGTDASSFSIVSTSGQLQTSGVLDYQTKNSYFVTVSVSDGNGGSDSITVTINVTDVSEPEPEPEPEDEE, encoded by the coding sequence ATGAAAATAGAAAAATGTGTGGTATCCATTTTCGTAACAATTTTAACGGTTTTTGGTGTATATCTTACAGGTTATGCAGATGTTACGCCTGTGAGCGAACGTACTCCACAAGTGCGCGATGCGATTGTAGCCGCTGTGCCGGGTGTGAATAATGCCGCCGATGTGACTGCGGCACACCTTGCTGCAATCACAAGCCTTAATTTATGGAATTCTGGTATTACAGAACTGAAAAGCGACGACTTCTCGGGTATGACCGCGCTGACATGGCTCAATCTGTTCAGGAATCAACTCAGTAGCCTACCGTCCGGCATCTTTGCAGGGATGTCGTTGACAACGATCAAATTAGGTAGAAACACAGTTGATCCATTACCGCTTACCGTATCGTTGGAGCAGGTAACAGAAGGAGTGTTCAAAGCAGTTGCACCTACGGGTGCACTGTTCAACATCGTCCTACCGATTACCGTAACAAATGGCAGTATCACAGGCGGTGCGACAACACTCACTATTCCACGCGGCAGTGTGGAGAGCAGCACACTTACGGTCACCCCCACTGCTGGCACAACAGCAGATGTCACCGTGGATATTGGAACGTTGCCGAGTATACCTAGCGGCCACAACGGTTACGTGCTTGTCAAATCTGGTAACCTGCCGCTGACTGTCACCAGTGGTAGCAATACGGCACCTGTGTTCACAGAGGGTATCCGCGCGAGGCGCACTGTTGCGGAGAACACCCCAGCCGGCACAAATATCGGCACACCTGTGGCTGCAACGGATGCGGATAACGATATGCTTACCTATAGTCTGGGTTGGCTGGAGGGGAGCCCAGTTTTTAGTATTGACAGGCATACCGGGCAACTCCGAACTAAAGCACCCTTGGACTATGAAACGAAGAACTCCTACTCGTTTTCCGTTTTTGCCGACGATGGCAAGGGGGATAGAGTTGTTATTATCGTCACGATCAATGTCACCGATGTCAGTGAAACGCTTGCTAACAATCCCTCTACCAACAGTGCCCCTGAGTTCACGGAAGGTACCAGTGCCACGCGCTCTGTCACAGAGAACACAGCATCCGGCACAAACATCGGCAGTGCCGTCTCTGCTACCGATGCGGATAATGATACGCTTACCTATAGTCTGAGTGGCACGGATGCGTCCTCGTTTAGTATCGTTAGTACCTCTGGGCAGCTGCAAACCAGTGGCGTATTAGACTATCAGACGAAGAACTCCTACTTCGTCACCGTTTCTGTCTCTGATGGCAATGGTGGGAGTGATAGCATTACCGTCACAATCAATGTCACCGATGTTAGCGAACCCGAACCCGAACCCGAACCGGAAGACGAGGAG
- a CDS encoding aldo/keto reductase, whose translation MKHIKIPGVSKDISQLILGTMMFSPVKFDYSTEMLDAFFEAGGNALDTAHGYGGGDSEMLIGLWMRQRRNRDEVFLIDKGGHPQGRVPRPRLSPEELKSDLDESLIRLRTDAIDLYMLHRDDPVIPVSTIIDYLNDEIGAGRIRAAAASNWQPQRIIDANTYAAENGLQGFVSCSNNISLAVPMEPMWGGCVCVDDAAREWHKESQFPLMPWSSQARGFFSGAFTPENRDNGDMVRVYYNDDNFERLARAKKLGEKHGYSAIQVSLSYCLNISFPVFPIVGPATLAEMDSSVGAIGLELSDAEVEWLNLETDTNPL comes from the coding sequence ATGAAACACATAAAAATTCCCGGCGTTAGCAAAGACATCTCGCAGCTGATTCTGGGTACCATGATGTTTTCGCCCGTAAAATTCGACTATAGTACTGAAATGCTCGACGCATTTTTTGAAGCGGGTGGAAATGCCCTCGACACAGCACACGGTTATGGCGGTGGCGATAGCGAGATGCTCATCGGTCTCTGGATGCGCCAACGCCGAAACAGGGATGAGGTCTTTCTCATTGATAAGGGAGGGCATCCACAAGGCAGAGTGCCTCGCCCGCGTCTCTCCCCTGAAGAGTTAAAAAGCGATCTTGATGAAAGTCTCATCCGGCTCCGCACCGATGCTATTGATCTTTACATGCTCCATCGCGACGATCCGGTAATTCCAGTTAGCACAATCATTGATTATCTGAACGACGAGATTGGTGCAGGACGCATCCGAGCTGCCGCCGCTTCTAATTGGCAGCCGCAACGCATCATTGATGCCAATACCTACGCCGCCGAGAACGGGCTACAAGGATTTGTTTCTTGTAGTAATAACATTAGTCTTGCTGTGCCGATGGAACCGATGTGGGGTGGTTGTGTTTGTGTGGACGATGCCGCGCGTGAATGGCATAAAGAGAGTCAATTTCCGCTGATGCCTTGGTCTTCACAAGCACGTGGTTTCTTTAGTGGTGCGTTTACACCGGAGAACCGAGACAATGGAGATATGGTACGCGTCTATTATAATGATGATAATTTTGAAAGGCTTGCGCGCGCGAAGAAATTGGGCGAGAAACACGGCTATTCTGCAATTCAGGTTTCCCTCTCATACTGCTTGAACATTTCATTCCCCGTTTTTCCAATTGTTGGACCGGCAACCTTAGCGGAGATGGATTCTTCCGTTGGTGCCATCGGGCTTGAACTCTCCGATGCCGAAGTGGAATGGCTCAACTTAGAAACGGATACGAATCCCCTATGA
- a CDS encoding T9SS type A sorting domain-containing protein, producing the protein EPEPEPEPEDEEEDEPEPEEKDEDDEEDEDEDPYADTIADCEAKGGTIYWATSTIDGVETKIPICVRPPTRQELCEELGGTWCDEAGEAPSYPKNVLLLDRITLEQLDPAMLEAQLDIWLAESDGSALYLRSIALLESVLATRHPDKTHLLPNYPNPFNPETWIPYHLANPSEVQITIYDTRGTVVRHLDLGHQQGGYYTSRSRAAYWDGCNDIGEKVSSGIYFYQLQTDKTSLLRKMVILK; encoded by the coding sequence CGAACCCGAACCCGAACCCGAACCGGAAGACGAGGAGGAAGACGAACCCGAACCCGAGGAAAAAGACGAAGATGACGAGGAAGACGAAGATGAGGACCCGTACGCGGACACCATAGCCGACTGCGAAGCAAAAGGGGGAACAATCTATTGGGCTACAAGTACAATTGACGGTGTCGAAACCAAAATCCCAATCTGTGTCCGTCCTCCAACACGGCAGGAGCTTTGCGAAGAACTAGGGGGGACATGGTGTGACGAGGCAGGTGAGGCCCCGTCCTATCCTAAAAACGTGCTCCTCTTGGATCGGATAACGCTTGAGCAATTGGACCCGGCGATGTTAGAGGCACAGCTTGACATCTGGCTCGCCGAAAGCGACGGGTCTGCCCTATACCTACGATCCATTGCGTTGCTTGAAAGCGTTTTGGCTACGAGGCACCCGGATAAGACGCACCTACTTCCGAACTATCCCAACCCGTTTAACCCAGAAACTTGGATACCGTATCACTTGGCGAACCCCAGTGAGGTTCAGATTACTATCTATGATACGCGCGGCACCGTTGTACGCCACCTCGATCTTGGTCATCAGCAGGGGGGATACTACACGAGTCGGAGCCGTGCGGCGTATTGGGATGGATGCAACGATATTGGTGAAAAGGTGTCCAGTGGCATCTATTTCTATCAACTCCAGACAGATAAGACCTCCCTACTGCGGAAGATGGTAATTTTGAAATAG